A window of Vigna unguiculata cultivar IT97K-499-35 chromosome 4, ASM411807v1, whole genome shotgun sequence contains these coding sequences:
- the LOC114180766 gene encoding uncharacterized protein LOC114180766, whose amino-acid sequence MTKSQVRPANILLTLKEKDDCNVTTLKQVYNARYRYKRSIRGSRTELQQLMLMLERDHYIHFSRCLDESDVVSDLFWTHPDAVKLLNSFNIVFLMDSTYKTNKYRLPLLEIVGVTSTGLTFSAAFAFLSSEKQNNFIWALERLRGLFMTSEGGPQVIVTDRDLALMNAVGMVFPQCYHLLCRFHIQKNVQAKCKMLVNSVDAWDVVLQAWENVMDCEDELKFNECVHRLELVSQPWPVFFEYVNDSWIIPYKKFFVKAWTNKVMHLGNTTSNRVESAHWSLKKVLGSSMGDLCSCWDGIHNVIILQHNEIKASFERSINLISDSYKALSYRRLVGNISRCALELLAPELERVKKIGFDSSRCGCILRQTYGLPCACELARYDPGIIPLQEIHVMWTRLSFSNVSSSQSEGQLSIQREVDLLLNLFKEVDIAGKVTIKHKLLDIVSPSMTSMLPPPSKVKTKGAAKSHRSKKSTKRDPSYFEHVDAFIESSTQDTFVEKTENKVKSKRVIEEKMHCCIVGYG is encoded by the exons ATGACCAAAAGTCAAGTCAGACCTGCAAATATACTTCTcactttgaaagaaaaagatgattgtAATGTTACAACTCTGAAGCAAGTGTATAATGCGAGATATAGGTACAAACGTTCAATAAGAGGTTCAAGAACTGAGTTACAACAGTTAATGTTGATGTTGGAACGTGATCACTACATCCATTTTAGTAGATGTCTTGATGAATCTGATGTGGTAAGCGATTTGTTTTGGACCCATCCTGATGCTGTGAAGTTGTTAAATTCATTCAACATTGTGTTCTTAATGGATAGTACCtataaaaccaacaaatatcGATTGCCATTACTTGAGATTGTTGGTGTGACCTCAACGGGATTAACTTTCTCGGCCGCTTTTGCATTTTTATCTAGtgaaaagcaaaataatttcatttgggCTCTTGAAAGGCTAAGAGGTCTATTTATGACGTCCGAGGGTGGTCCACAAGTCATTGTAACTGATAGGGATCTTGCTCTAATGAATGCTGTTGGCATGGTGTTCCCTCAGTGTTATCATCTTCTATGCCGTTTCcacattcaaaaaaatgtgcagGCAAAGTGCAAAATGTTAGTAAATTCTGTTGATGCATGGGATGTTGTACTTCAAGCCTGGGAGAATGTCATGGACtgtgaagatgaattaaagttCAACGAGTGTGTTCATCGTCTTGAGCTTGTTAGCCAGCCATGGCCTGTATTCTTTGAATATGTTAACGACTCGTGGATCATTCCTTATAAGAAATTCTTTGTGAAGGCATGGACGAACAAAGTTATGCATTTGGGGAATACAACATCAAACAG GGTTGAGTCTGCTCACTGGAGTCTGAAGAAAGTTCTTGGAAGTAGTATGGGAGACCTTTGTTCGTGTTGGGATGGAATTCACAACGTTATTATCTTGCAACACAACGAAATTAAGGCGTCTTTTGAAAGAAGTATAAATCTGATCAGTGACTCTTACAAGGCATTGAGTTATAGAAGATTAGTGGGTAATATTTCTAGATGTGCCTTAGAACTCCTTGCTCCAGAATTGGAAAGAGTAAAGAAGATTGGATTCGATAGTAGTCGTTGTGGCTGCATTCTCAGACAAACTTATGGTCTACCATGTGCGTGTGAATTAGCACGATATGATCCTGGGATTATTCCTCTCCAAGAAATTCATGTCATGTGGACTAGGTTGAGCTTCTCCAATGTCTCGTCTTCACAATCTGAAGGGCAATTATCTATTCAGAGGGAGGTTGATCTACTGcttaatcttttcaaagaagttgATATTGCAGGAAAAGTgaccataaaacataaattacttgaCATAGTTAGCCCTTCCATGACATCGATGTTACCACCACCGAGTAAAGTTAAGACGAAAGGTGCAGCTAAGAGTCATAGATCAAAGAAGTCAACCAAACGTGATCCCTCCTATTTTGAGCATGTGGACGCCTTCATAGAGTCCTCAACACAAGACACATTTGTtgaaaaaacagaaaacaaggTGAAGAGCAAACGTGTAATTGAAGAGAAA ATGCATTGCTGCATTGTTGGGTATGGGTGA
- the LOC114182588 gene encoding trihelix transcription factor GT-2-like — protein sequence MQLGDSSVLEISSHSEPEMAVAAAAEGAAHGGEDDGGDDEMIGVDVDANSGEGNEGNKMSFGGNRWPRQETLALLKIRSDMDAVFRDSSLKGPLWEEVSRKLAGLGYHRSAKKCKEKFENVYKYNKRTKENKSGKSHGKTYKFFDQLQALENHQFTISYPSKPQPTLATTNTLTLPARQSDHGNNNVISYVTPFPSTNPTHISPSPPQTTATNTNNTNNDNVTYSLPNMNTPFSITTTTTTSTSSSTASDEDLEERYRRKRKWKDYFRRLTRKVLLKQEEMQMKFLEAMDKRERERVAQQDNWRMQEMARMNREHEILVQERSTAAAKDAAVIALLQKMYGQQNTTQHVQAQPPEQQNQTTTLQSQPPTLNNNFEIKKLNNGHHSATSTSTITVTTSPASSSSSRWPKAEVHALIRLRTSLDTKYQENGPKAPLWEDISIAMQRLGYSRSAKRCKEKWENINKYFKKVRENNKERRENSKTCPYFHELDAIYKEKSLSQNPFGVFQNMKPNEMMMMEPLMVQPEQQWRPPPHSEEGTEKNSSEEYQEKEEENGGDDDDDDNDHVVVEEDEDGVEDEACETGTND from the exons ATGCAGCTAGGAGACTCAAGTGTGTTGGAGATCTCCTCCCATAGCGAGCCCGAGATGGcggtggcggcggcggcggaAGGAGCTGCTCACGGCGGCGAGGACGACGGTGGTGATGATGAGATGATTGGGGTGGATGTGGATGCAAATTCAGGTGAAGGAAATGAAGGTAATAAGATGAGCTTTGGAGGGAACCGGTGGCCCCGCCAAGAAACTTTGGCTCTCTTGAAGATAAGGTCGGATATGGATGCAGTGTTTCGTGATTCAAGTCTTAAAGGTCCACTATGGGAAGAAGTTTCAAG AAAACTGGCAGGGCTTGGATATCATCGAAGTGCAAAGAAGTGCAAGGAAAAGTTTGAGAACGTGTACAAGTACAACAAGAGAACGAAAGAGAACAAAAGTGGGAAATCACATGGAAAAACCTATAAATTCTTTGATCAATTACAAGCCCTTGAGAATCACCAGTTCACGATCTCTTACCCATCAAAACCACAACCTACTTTGGCAACAACAAACACACTAACGTTGCCAGCTAGACAAAGTGATCATGGTAACAACAACGTTATCTCTTATGTCACACCTTTTCCTTCCACAAACCCTACACACATTTCTCCTTCACCACCACAAACCACCGCCACCAACACCAACAACACCAACAACGACAATGTCACATATTCTTTGCCAAACATGAACACCCCTTTCtcaatcaccaccaccaccaccacctccacctcTTCTTCCACAGCTTCTGATGAAGACTTGGAAGAGAGGTACCGGAGGAAGAGAAAGTGGAAGGACTACTTCAGGAGGCTCACTAGGAAGGTCCTCTTGAAACAAGAGGAAATGCAGATGAAGTTCTTGGAAGCCATGGACAAACGAGAGAGGGAAAGAGTGGCACAACAAGACAATTGGAGGATGCAAGAAATGGCAAGGATGAACAGGGAACATGAGATTCTTGTTCAGGAAAGATCAACAGCAGCAGCCAAAGATGCTGCAGTTATTGCATTATTGCAGAAGATGTATGGCCAGCAAAACACCACACAACATGTTCAAGCACAGCCACCAGaacaacaaaatcaaacaaCGACGCTACAATCACAGCCTCCAACACTGAACAATAATTTTGAGATCAAGAAATTGAATAATGGTCACCACAGTGCTACAAGTACTAGCACCATTACTGTCACTACTTCtcccgcgagttcttcttcttCTAGATGGCCAAAGGCTGAAGTTCACGCTTTGATAAGGTTGAGGACGAGTCTTGACACTAAGTATCAAGAAAATGGACCAAAAGCTCCGTTGTGGGAAGATATATCGATCGCAATGCAGAGGCTTGGTTATAGCCGGAGTGCAAAGAGATGCAAGGAAAAGTGGGAGAACATCAACAAGTACTTCAAAAAAGTGAGGGAGAACAACAAAGAGAGGCGTGAAAATAGCAAAACATGTCCTTATTTTCACGAGCTTGATGCTATATACAAGGAAAAGAGCTTATCCCAGAACCCCTTTGGCGTGTTCCAGAACATGAAGCCGAAcgagatgatgatgatggagcCATTGATGGTGCAACCGGAGCAGCAATGGAGGCCTCCACCTCATTCGGAAGAGGGTACGGAGAAGAACTCTAGCGAAGAATatcaagaaaaagaagaagaaaacggTGGTGACGACGACGATGATGATAATGATCACGTTGTtgttgaagaagatgaagatggtgTGGAAGATGAAGCGTGTGAGACTGGGACAAATGATTAA